In the Burkholderiales bacterium genome, TGGCCGGGCTGGAAAGTACTGACCGAACGCCTTGGCGGCAAGCTGCAACTGGTCGGCGACGATCTGTTTGTGACCAACACAAGGATTCTGCAGGAAGGCATCCAGCAGGGCCTCGCCAATTCGGTGCTGATCAAGATCAACCAGATCGGCACCCTGAGCGAAACGCTGGCGGCGATCGATATGGCCAAGCGCAACGCCTATACCAGCGTCATATCGCATCGCTCGGGCGAAACCGAAGACACGACGATTGCCGATATCGCCGTCGCCAGCAATGCGATGCAGATCAAGACCGGCTCGCTGTCGCGCTCCGACCGCGTCGCGAAATACAACCAGTTGCTGCGCATCGAAGAGCAGCTCGGCGCTACCGCCTGCTACCCGGGCCGCACAGCGTTTCGCCATCTGCGTTGAGCAAAACCGCCGCACGATTTCTGACGCTTGCGCTGCTGGCGCTGATCGCCGCTGTGCAGTATCCGTTGTGGTTCGGCAAAGGCAGTTGGCGGGATGCGCACGCTAATGCCGAGCGCGTGGAGGCGCAAAAAAAAATCAATCGGCAACTGGAAAGCCGCAACCGCGCGCTCGATGCCGAAGTTCGCGACCTGAAGTCCGGCTCCGAGGCGATCGAAGAGCGCGCGCGCAGCGACCTGGGCCTCGTCAAACCAGGCGAAATCTATTTTCAGGTTCCGAAGGAAACGGGGGCAGATAAATAATCGCCTCAAGAAAGGCGCTAAGCAAGCCCTATGACCTGTCATTCCCGCGCACGCGGGAATCCAGAAGATGCGCAAATCAGGTAAGTTCAGAAAACCCTGGATTCCCGCGTGCGCGGGAATGAAAATTGTCAGAGCCTCCTAAGCGTGTTCAGCAGTAGAACGCATTCGCGAAATTGATCAGCAGCGCCGGATTCATATAGCCGCGGAAGGCCAGCGAGCTGATCAGGATCGCCAACAGCATCAGCAGCGACCAGACCCAGAAATTGCGTTTCACGATTTTCTCCTGCGGGCGTTTTCCAGTTTCACGCGCCGAACTCATGCCTCGCGGTTCGCCTGGCTCACGCCGGCTGTTCCCGATAGACCGGCGCAACGCCGCGCTCGTCGATCGGCCAGCAGACCAGTCCGGCCAGCACGCTGAGCGCAATTGCGCTCAGCCAGATGGTCTGATACGAACCCGTCACATCGAATACGTAGCCGCCATACCAGGCGCCGATGAATCCGCCGAGCTGATGACCGAGAAAAACGATGCCGAATAATGTCGACATGTATTGGACGCCAAAAATCTGCGCGACCAGGCCATTGGTCAATGGTACCGTGCCCAGCCACAAAAGCCCGATTGCCGAAGCGAACAGGCAAGTCGTCAGCGGCGTGACCGGCAACGCAATGAACGCGGCAATGACCAATGCGCGGCCGAAATACAGCGCCGACAGTATGCGCTTCTTGCTGTAGCGTCCGCCGAGAAAACCGCAGCCGTACGAGCCGATGATATTGAAGAACCCGATCAGCGCGAGCGCTGTCACGCCGATAGTCGGCGTCTGGCCGCGGTCGAGCAGGAATGCCGGCAAATGCGTGAGTATGAAAACGATCTGGAAACCGCACACGAAAAAGCTGAACGTCAAGAGCCAGAAGCCCTGATGGGCGGCAGCCTGGCGCACTGCCGCGGCCATGCTGTGCGTTGCCGCGGGCTGAATGCTGTGCGCGGCGGGGCCGCCGATGCTTTTCAATCCGTCGCTGATTTCTGGTTCGTTGCCGTTTTTCAAGGCGGCGCTTTTGTTCTTCATTCCATACGCCAGCGGGGCGATCAGCAGCGTCGATAGCGCA is a window encoding:
- the ftsB gene encoding cell division protein FtsB codes for the protein MSKTAARFLTLALLALIAAVQYPLWFGKGSWRDAHANAERVEAQKKINRQLESRNRALDAEVRDLKSGSEAIEERARSDLGLVKPGEIYFQVPKETGADK
- a CDS encoding MFS transporter, with translation MAPPRYAPGSFSLCACLILTLSVGIRQTFGLFLQPMSVDLGWGRETFAFALAAQNLVWGLAQPFAGMIADKFGAGRVVITGSLLYALGLLLMAYADTALGLDLSAGVLIGLGLSGTTFGVVMGVVGRAVSAEKRSMALGIAGAGGSFGQFIMLPYGQTLISSWGWQAALIGFALSTLLIAPLAYGMKNKSAALKNGNEPEISDGLKSIGGPAAHSIQPAATHSMAAAVRQAAAHQGFWLLTFSFFVCGFQIVFILTHLPAFLLDRGQTPTIGVTALALIGFFNIIGSYGCGFLGGRYSKKRILSALYFGRALVIAAFIALPVTPLTTCLFASAIGLLWLGTVPLTNGLVAQIFGVQYMSTLFGIVFLGHQLGGFIGAWYGGYVFDVTGSYQTIWLSAIALSVLAGLVCWPIDERGVAPVYREQPA